A genomic stretch from Campylobacter concisus includes:
- the flgG gene encoding flagellar basal-body rod protein FlgG, which translates to MMRSLYTAATGMIAQQTQIDVTSHNIANVNTYGYKKNRAEFADLMYQVMEYAGTATSQTTTSPTGIEVGLGVRPTAINKIFSQGYFKETSNNLDMVIAGNGFFQIQLPDGTTAYTRNGAFKLDANGTIVNSDGYQLIPQITVPANATQISIGTDGTVSVLQAGEREMAQIGQIELANFINPAGLHSMGDNNYLETSASGNVVVGVAGLDGLGTIRQGFVEMSNVQLVEEMTDLITGQRAYEANSKAITTSDSMLEIVNGLKR; encoded by the coding sequence ATGATGAGATCACTTTACACTGCGGCCACTGGCATGATAGCTCAGCAGACGCAGATAGACGTAACCTCACACAACATCGCAAACGTAAATACTTATGGATACAAGAAAAATAGGGCTGAATTTGCTGATCTTATGTATCAAGTCATGGAGTATGCAGGTACGGCTACAAGCCAGACTACCACAAGCCCAACAGGCATCGAAGTAGGCCTTGGCGTGCGTCCAACTGCGATAAATAAAATTTTCTCTCAGGGCTATTTCAAAGAGACTAGCAACAACCTAGATATGGTCATAGCTGGCAATGGATTTTTTCAGATTCAGCTACCAGATGGCACTACTGCTTATACTAGAAATGGTGCTTTTAAGCTTGATGCAAACGGGACGATTGTAAATAGCGACGGCTATCAGTTGATCCCTCAGATCACAGTCCCTGCAAATGCGACGCAAATTTCTATCGGCACAGATGGCACCGTATCAGTGCTCCAAGCAGGTGAGAGAGAGATGGCTCAGATAGGTCAGATCGAGCTAGCAAATTTCATAAACCCAGCTGGCCTTCACTCGATGGGCGACAACAACTATCTAGAAACAAGCGCTAGTGGTAACGTGGTGGTAGGTGTAGCAGGACTTGACGGACTTGGTACGATCAGACAAGGGTTTGTTGAGATGAGTAACGTTCAGCTAGTTGAAGAGATGACTGATCTTATCACCGGACAGCGTGCGTACGAGGCGAACTCAAAGGCGATAACCACGAGTGACTCGATGCTTGAAATAGTAAATGGGCTTAAAAGGTAG
- a CDS encoding flagellar hook-basal body protein, which yields MQNGYYQATAGMVTQFNRLNVISNNLANVNTIGYKRNDVVIGDFARIFKETQDELPLKNHTKDGAKFLNRTLDRVPQVSEEYTDFSAGGFKYSSNTLDFAIKRDDAFFLVDTPNGVKLSKNGSFSLDGDGYIVTKEGYKVLPSGYEAQNPGQRGIQVPQGEVLTADKNGNLYSNNNQFSKFYIAQPREIRYLKKVGDNLFETRNFNDINELDEADSVMQGYAQMSNVNPVLEMVGLIETQRLVDMYQKVMTSHMSDLNQDAVQKLALKA from the coding sequence ATGCAAAATGGTTATTATCAAGCCACAGCTGGCATGGTAACGCAGTTTAACAGATTAAATGTTATCTCAAATAATCTTGCAAATGTAAATACGATCGGCTATAAGAGAAATGATGTAGTCATTGGTGATTTTGCGAGAATTTTTAAAGAGACGCAAGATGAGCTTCCGCTTAAAAATCATACAAAAGATGGAGCCAAATTTTTAAATAGAACGCTTGATCGCGTACCACAAGTTAGCGAAGAGTATACTGACTTTAGTGCTGGTGGCTTTAAATACAGCTCAAACACGCTTGATTTTGCGATAAAAAGAGACGACGCATTTTTCTTAGTTGATACCCCAAATGGTGTAAAACTTAGCAAAAACGGTTCTTTTAGCCTTGATGGCGATGGTTATATCGTCACAAAGGAGGGCTATAAGGTTTTACCAAGTGGCTATGAGGCACAAAATCCTGGACAAAGAGGCATTCAAGTACCACAAGGCGAGGTACTAACTGCTGATAAAAATGGAAATTTATACTCAAATAATAATCAATTTTCTAAATTTTACATCGCTCAGCCAAGAGAGATAAGATATCTTAAAAAGGTCGGCGACAACCTCTTTGAAACTAGAAATTTTAACGACATAAATGAGCTTGATGAAGCTGATAGCGTAATGCAAGGATATGCTCAGATGTCAAATGTAAACCCAGTTTTAGAAATGGTTGGTCTAATAGAAACCCAGCGCTTAGTTGATATGTATCAAAAGGTTATGACAAGCCACATGAGCGACCTTAACCAAGATGCTGTTCAAAAACTAGCCCTAAAAGCTTAA